The following proteins are co-located in the Spinactinospora alkalitolerans genome:
- a CDS encoding ABC transporter permease — protein sequence MGRYLAGRLLQSLVTLFLVSIVIFVGVRSMPGDPALLLAGEEADPTTVAEIRERLGLDRPLLVQYLIWLVQMARFDFGESIRSGLPVTDVILTRIPVTVELALLSLLVAAVLGIASGVVAAVRQGRPADWAANAVALLGLSIPNFWMGLMGILVFAVALGWLPASGYVPLLDSPAGNLTSLAMPAIVLGTGLAAVIMRQTRSSMIEGLGSDYVRTARAKGMSRRRVVLVHALRNSMITVLTILGLQLGALISGTVVTEQIFVLPGFGRLMVESVFTRDFPIIQAAVMVTAVGYIAVNLAVDLLYSVVDPRIRVQEGTR from the coding sequence ATGGGACGCTACCTCGCGGGGCGGCTGCTGCAGTCGCTGGTGACCCTGTTCCTGGTGTCGATCGTGATCTTCGTCGGCGTCCGGTCCATGCCGGGCGATCCGGCGCTGCTGTTGGCGGGCGAGGAGGCCGACCCGACCACCGTCGCCGAGATCCGCGAACGGCTCGGCCTGGACCGGCCGCTGCTCGTGCAGTACCTGATCTGGCTGGTCCAGATGGCCCGGTTCGACTTCGGCGAGTCGATCCGCTCCGGGCTGCCCGTCACCGACGTCATCCTCACCCGCATCCCCGTCACCGTGGAGCTGGCGCTGCTGAGCCTGCTGGTCGCCGCCGTGCTCGGGATCGCATCGGGCGTGGTCGCCGCCGTCCGGCAGGGCCGGCCCGCCGACTGGGCGGCCAACGCGGTCGCGCTGCTCGGGCTGTCGATCCCGAACTTCTGGATGGGGCTCATGGGGATCCTGGTCTTCGCCGTGGCGCTGGGCTGGCTGCCCGCATCGGGCTACGTGCCGCTCCTCGACTCCCCCGCGGGCAACCTGACCAGCCTGGCCATGCCCGCCATCGTGCTGGGCACCGGGCTCGCAGCGGTCATCATGCGCCAGACCCGCTCGTCAATGATCGAGGGGCTCGGCTCCGACTACGTCCGCACCGCGCGCGCCAAGGGCATGTCGCGGCGGCGGGTCGTCCTGGTGCACGCGCTGCGCAACAGCATGATCACCGTGCTGACCATCCTCGGCCTGCAACTGGGCGCGCTCATCTCCGGCACGGTCGTCACCGAGCAGATCTTCGTGCTGCCGGGCTTCGGCAGACTCATGGTCGAGTCGGTCTTCACCCGCGACTTCCCGATCATCCAGGCCGCGGTGATGGTCACGGCGGTCGGCTACATCGCGGTCAACCTCGCGGTCGACCTGCTCTATTCGGTCGTCGACCCGCGGATCCGGGTCCAGGAAGGAACGCGATGA
- a CDS encoding ABC transporter permease, with the protein MTAEATRPRETATSDAPAARGRAMRRLLRNPAGMFGLVLAALLVGAALLAPVIAPHAPEAVDFGTLRRPPSWAHWLGTDELGRDQLSRVLYGLRSSLAVGLLAVLIAAAVSVPLGLVAGYYRRWGDPIVSRLNDALMSFPFLVLAVGLAAILGPSLLNAAIAIGVSQVPNMVRVVRGETLRLANENYVEGAIAVGASDASVLVRHILPNSVNALLIQITVGIPAAIIGESLLSFLGLGVQPPTPSLGTMLSGAQPFFALAPWLAVFPGLVIVVATLAFNLLGDGLRDALDPKGRPR; encoded by the coding sequence ATGACGGCCGAGGCCACGCGGCCCCGCGAGACGGCGACCTCCGACGCACCCGCGGCGCGCGGCCGAGCGATGCGCCGGCTGCTGCGCAACCCCGCCGGGATGTTCGGGCTCGTGCTGGCGGCGCTGCTCGTCGGCGCGGCGCTGCTCGCCCCGGTCATCGCCCCGCACGCCCCCGAGGCCGTCGACTTCGGCACGCTGCGCCGACCGCCGTCGTGGGCCCACTGGCTGGGCACCGACGAACTGGGCCGCGACCAGCTCTCGCGCGTCCTGTACGGGCTGCGCTCCTCGCTCGCGGTCGGACTCCTTGCGGTGCTGATCGCCGCCGCCGTCTCGGTCCCGCTCGGACTGGTCGCCGGCTACTACCGGCGCTGGGGCGACCCGATCGTGTCCCGGCTCAACGACGCGCTGATGTCGTTTCCGTTCCTGGTGCTCGCGGTCGGCCTCGCGGCCATCCTCGGACCGTCGCTGCTCAACGCGGCGATCGCCATCGGGGTGTCGCAGGTCCCGAACATGGTCCGGGTGGTCCGCGGCGAGACGCTGCGGCTGGCCAACGAGAACTACGTCGAAGGGGCGATCGCGGTCGGCGCGAGCGACGCCTCCGTGCTCGTCCGGCACATCCTCCCCAACTCGGTCAACGCGCTGCTGATCCAGATCACGGTCGGCATCCCCGCCGCGATCATCGGCGAGTCGCTGCTGTCCTTCCTGGGGCTGGGCGTACAGCCGCCCACTCCCTCACTGGGCACCATGCTCTCCGGGGCGCAGCCGTTCTTCGCGCTGGCCCCCTGGCTCGCCGTGTTCCCCGGACTGGTGATCGTCGTGGCGACGCTCGCCTTCAACCTGCTCGGCGACGGACTCCGCGACGCCCTGGACCCGAAGGGACGGCCCCGATGA
- a CDS encoding ABC transporter ATP-binding protein, which yields MSSTETTGAETAAAAPPVLRFSDLSVGFHTEGGPVRAASGVTFDVGPAEVVAVVGESGSGKTVSAMSLLGLLPNGASVEGSAALAGEELIGVGERRLRRIRGNEIAMIFQEPMTSLNPVFTVGWQLAEVLRGHKGMSRSAARERSRELLELVGIPDAARRLGAYPHQLSGGQRQRVVIAMAVACEPKVLVADEPTTALDVTVQAGILDLLRDLRDRLRTAIVLITHDMGVVADIADRVVVMYRGEIVETGPVAELFAAPEHPYTRGLLAAVPHLGRAETAPRDPDSLAAVGGLKRSDAGGDAEEKRTAGTTEAAEAAADASAALEISDLVATYGALTAVNGVSLSVAPGEVFGLVGESGSGKSTVGRCAAGLKSPASGTVAIAGHDITGLSRRRMRPLRREFGIVFQDPASSLDPRMTIGASVGEPLRTHRLCRGSELADRVATALEEVSLAPDLRNRFPHELSGGQRQRVSIARALVLGPKLLIADEPTSALDVSVQADVLELFLDLQRRLRFGCLFISHDLAVVELLADRVAVMRGGELVETGATASVLAAPQHDYTRRLLMAAPVPDPAEQRRRREARSGGAPGPAG from the coding sequence ATGAGCAGCACGGAGACCACGGGCGCCGAGACCGCGGCAGCGGCGCCCCCCGTCCTGCGGTTCAGCGATCTGTCCGTGGGGTTTCACACCGAGGGCGGCCCGGTGCGGGCCGCCTCGGGGGTCACCTTCGACGTCGGCCCGGCCGAGGTGGTCGCCGTGGTGGGGGAGTCGGGCTCCGGCAAGACCGTCAGCGCGATGTCGCTGCTCGGCCTGCTGCCCAACGGCGCCTCGGTCGAGGGATCGGCCGCCCTCGCCGGCGAGGAGCTGATCGGAGTCGGCGAGCGGCGGCTCCGGCGGATCCGCGGCAACGAGATCGCGATGATCTTCCAGGAGCCCATGACCTCGCTGAACCCCGTGTTCACCGTGGGCTGGCAGCTCGCCGAAGTGCTGCGCGGCCACAAGGGGATGTCGCGGTCGGCGGCGCGCGAACGCTCAAGGGAACTGCTGGAGCTGGTCGGAATCCCCGACGCCGCCCGGCGGCTGGGGGCCTACCCGCACCAGCTCTCCGGCGGCCAGCGCCAGCGCGTCGTGATCGCCATGGCCGTGGCCTGCGAACCCAAGGTGCTCGTCGCCGACGAGCCGACCACGGCGCTCGATGTCACCGTCCAGGCCGGGATCCTCGACCTCCTGCGCGACCTGCGCGACCGGCTGCGCACCGCGATCGTGCTCATCACCCACGACATGGGGGTGGTCGCCGACATCGCCGACCGGGTCGTGGTCATGTACCGCGGCGAAATCGTCGAGACCGGCCCGGTCGCCGAGCTCTTCGCCGCGCCGGAGCATCCCTACACCCGCGGGCTGCTGGCGGCGGTGCCGCACCTCGGCCGGGCCGAGACGGCGCCGCGGGACCCGGACTCCCTCGCTGCCGTCGGCGGCCTCAAGAGGTCCGACGCCGGCGGGGACGCCGAGGAGAAAAGGACCGCAGGGACCACCGAGGCCGCCGAGGCCGCGGCCGACGCGTCGGCGGCGTTGGAGATCAGCGACCTCGTCGCGACCTACGGGGCGTTGACCGCGGTCAACGGGGTTTCGCTGTCGGTCGCGCCGGGCGAGGTGTTCGGCCTCGTCGGCGAGTCGGGGTCGGGCAAATCCACGGTCGGCCGGTGCGCGGCGGGGCTGAAGAGCCCCGCGTCGGGCACCGTGGCCATCGCCGGGCACGACATCACCGGACTCTCCCGGCGCAGGATGCGCCCGCTGCGCCGGGAGTTCGGCATCGTGTTCCAGGACCCGGCCTCGTCGCTGGACCCGCGGATGACGATCGGCGCCTCCGTCGGCGAACCGCTGCGCACGCACCGGCTGTGCCGCGGGAGCGAACTGGCCGATCGGGTGGCCACGGCGCTGGAGGAGGTGTCGTTGGCCCCCGACCTGCGCAACCGGTTCCCGCACGAGCTGTCCGGCGGCCAACGGCAGCGGGTCAGCATCGCGCGTGCGCTGGTGCTGGGCCCCAAGCTGCTCATCGCCGACGAGCCGACCAGCGCCCTCGACGTCTCGGTGCAGGCCGACGTGCTGGAACTGTTCCTGGACCTGCAGCGGCGGCTGCGGTTCGGCTGCCTGTTCATCAGCCACGACCTGGCGGTGGTGGAACTGCTGGCCGACCGGGTCGCGGTGATGCGCGGCGGCGAGCTCGTCGAGACAGGCGCCACCGCTTCCGTTCTGGCCGCCCCGCAGCACGACTACACCCGGAGGCTGCTCATGGCGGCCCCGGTCCCCGACCCCGCCGAGCAGCGCCGCCGCCGCGAGGCCCGCTCCGGCGGCGCTCCGGGGCCCGCCGGGTGA
- a CDS encoding sulfatase-like hydrolase/transferase yields the protein MNDRRSAKNAVVFLTDQQRWDTTGLHGNPLGLTPNLDRMAEEGVHVANSFTCQPVCAPSRASLQTGRYPAGIGCFRNGIPLPDDVPTLADRFGEAGYETAYIGKWHLADDDVAGPVRPEQRGGYRHWLASNLLEFTSDAYRTTLYDEHGEPHDLPGYRADAITDAAIDYIGRERDAPFFLFLSFLEPHHQNQRDDYPAPDGYRERYEGAWTPGDLAALGGNSDEHLAGYYGMVKRVDECLGRFTTALGELGLADDTVVLFTSDHGCHFKTRNGEYKRSCHDASIRVPTVLSGPELGAGAAPSRLVSHVDLPPTLLEAAGLPVPEDMDGHSLVPLLRGEADTRPNDVLVQVSESEVGRALRTERWKYGVVAPGADAWNTPSADRYVDAYLYDLEADPDELHNLVGAASHSGVVERLRERLVRRMVEAGERPPLIEAPG from the coding sequence GTGAACGACCGGCGATCCGCGAAGAACGCGGTCGTGTTCCTCACCGACCAGCAGCGCTGGGACACGACGGGTCTGCACGGCAACCCGCTCGGCCTGACCCCGAACCTCGACCGGATGGCCGAGGAGGGGGTGCACGTGGCGAACTCCTTCACCTGCCAGCCGGTGTGCGCCCCCTCGCGCGCGTCCCTGCAGACCGGCAGGTACCCGGCCGGCATCGGCTGCTTCCGCAACGGGATCCCCCTGCCGGACGACGTCCCCACCCTGGCCGACCGGTTCGGCGAGGCGGGCTACGAGACGGCCTACATCGGCAAGTGGCACCTCGCCGACGACGACGTCGCCGGCCCGGTGCGGCCCGAGCAGCGCGGCGGGTACCGGCACTGGCTGGCCTCGAACCTGCTCGAGTTCACCTCCGACGCCTACCGCACCACCCTCTACGACGAGCACGGGGAGCCCCACGACCTCCCCGGGTACCGCGCGGACGCGATCACCGACGCGGCGATCGACTACATCGGGCGGGAGCGCGACGCCCCGTTCTTCCTGTTCCTGTCCTTCCTCGAACCCCACCACCAGAACCAGCGCGACGACTACCCCGCGCCCGACGGCTACCGGGAGCGCTACGAGGGGGCCTGGACCCCCGGTGACCTGGCCGCTCTCGGCGGGAACTCCGACGAGCACCTGGCGGGCTACTACGGGATGGTCAAGCGGGTGGACGAGTGCCTCGGCAGGTTCACGACCGCCCTCGGGGAGCTGGGGCTCGCCGACGACACCGTCGTGCTCTTCACCTCCGACCACGGGTGCCACTTCAAGACCCGTAACGGCGAGTACAAGCGGAGCTGCCACGACGCCTCGATCAGGGTCCCCACGGTGCTGTCCGGGCCGGAGCTGGGCGCCGGAGCGGCCCCGTCCCGGCTCGTCAGCCACGTCGACCTGCCCCCGACGCTGCTGGAGGCCGCCGGGCTCCCGGTCCCCGAGGACATGGACGGGCACTCGCTCGTGCCCCTCCTTCGGGGGGAGGCCGACACCCGGCCCAACGACGTGCTGGTCCAGGTCAGCGAGTCGGAGGTGGGCAGGGCGCTGCGGACGGAGCGGTGGAAGTACGGGGTCGTCGCGCCCGGCGCCGACGCCTGGAACACCCCGTCGGCCGACCGCTACGTCGACGCCTACCTCTACGATCTCGAGGCCGACCCCGACGAACTGCACAACCTCGTCGGCGCGGCGTCGCACTCGGGGGTCGTCGAGCGGCTGCGCGAACGGCTCGTCCGGCGCATGGTCGAGGCGGGGGAGCGGCCGCCGCTGATCGAGGCCCCGGGGTGA
- a CDS encoding MFS transporter gives MTHQPNGSPAQPMPKVVAASLSGAMLEWYDFNLYGISAALVFSRLFFPDIDPVLGTLASLATFGVGFVSRPIGALVFGHLGDRVGRKQVLVTTMMIIGGATFLIGLLPDYHSIGLWAPALLVLLRLVQGLGLGGEFGGASLLTVEHAPRARRGFWGSLPQTGGAIGYLIAVSVVSLFAALPDDQFLSWGWRIPFLLSAVLLAVGLVVRLKIQETPAFDEVKRTGRRERIPLWTALRRYPRSIAVAFGARIGEAGSSQIYQPFVISYVTTSLGYGENVALTGVVLYNVIALALIPVAGAISDRVGRRPLYLAGGVLVALTAFPYFWLLNSGSTWWAWTAMALAALGSAVCMSSLQATLFTEMFGVRVRYSGMSFAYQTSAMVAGFVPAAATSLLVASGGAIWPVAALVAALGLASVVSTAFMRETRELDVSELESRGTGARTAAGDP, from the coding sequence ATGACCCACCAACCGAACGGATCCCCCGCCCAGCCGATGCCCAAGGTCGTCGCGGCCAGCCTGTCCGGCGCGATGCTGGAGTGGTACGACTTCAACCTCTACGGGATATCGGCGGCCCTCGTCTTCAGCAGGCTGTTCTTCCCCGACATCGACCCCGTCCTCGGGACTCTGGCCTCCCTGGCCACGTTCGGCGTGGGGTTCGTCTCCCGCCCCATCGGCGCGCTGGTCTTCGGCCACCTCGGCGACCGGGTCGGACGCAAGCAGGTCCTCGTCACGACGATGATGATCATCGGCGGCGCCACGTTCCTGATCGGCCTGCTCCCCGACTACCACTCGATCGGGCTGTGGGCGCCGGCCCTGCTGGTGCTGCTCCGCCTGGTGCAGGGACTCGGGCTGGGCGGTGAGTTCGGCGGGGCTTCGCTGCTCACGGTGGAGCACGCCCCGCGTGCCCGCCGGGGCTTCTGGGGCAGCCTCCCGCAGACCGGCGGGGCCATCGGCTACCTGATCGCGGTGTCGGTGGTGAGCCTCTTCGCCGCCCTCCCCGACGATCAGTTCCTGAGCTGGGGGTGGCGGATCCCGTTCCTGCTGAGCGCGGTCCTGCTCGCCGTCGGCCTCGTCGTCCGGCTCAAGATCCAGGAGACCCCCGCCTTCGACGAGGTCAAGAGGACCGGGCGGCGCGAGCGCATCCCGCTGTGGACCGCGCTGCGCAGGTACCCCAGGAGCATCGCCGTGGCCTTCGGCGCGCGCATCGGCGAGGCCGGGAGCTCCCAGATCTATCAACCCTTCGTGATCAGCTACGTCACCACGAGCCTGGGCTACGGCGAGAACGTCGCCCTCACCGGGGTGGTCCTGTACAACGTCATCGCGCTGGCGCTCATCCCCGTCGCGGGCGCGATCTCCGACCGCGTCGGCCGCAGGCCGCTGTATCTGGCGGGCGGCGTCCTCGTCGCGCTCACCGCGTTCCCCTACTTCTGGCTGCTCAACTCGGGCTCCACCTGGTGGGCGTGGACGGCGATGGCGCTCGCGGCGCTCGGCAGCGCCGTGTGCATGTCCAGCCTCCAGGCCACGCTGTTCACCGAGATGTTCGGCGTGCGGGTCCGCTACTCCGGGATGTCCTTCGCCTACCAGACCTCCGCCATGGTCGCGGGCTTCGTCCCGGCCGCGGCGACGTCGCTGCTCGTGGCCTCGGGCGGCGCGATCTGGCCCGTCGCGGCGCTGGTCGCCGCGCTGGGCCTGGCGTCGGTCGTCTCCACGGCCTTCATGCGCGAGACGCGCGAGCTCGACGTCTCCGAACTGGAGTCGCGGGGGACGGGCGCCCGCACCGCGGCCGGCGACCCGTGA
- a CDS encoding LacI family DNA-binding transcriptional regulator, producing MAATEPPRRPTQRDIARRAGVSTATVSYVLSGRRGGAKPPPQETRERVMRAVAEIGYQIDHSARSLRRRRTDLVGLMYPAPSSPWSDRLAEQMQAAAAERGLAVVALPVSESTPSDALLRVLRERYVDGAILLPDCPLGGAELSALARQGLSLVVFDDELRPDGFDVVRQDRARSCRAAVERLVALGHRRIGYLAHPGESEWAPARSVKLHGYRRVLGEHGIGVDPDLVRPVADSRPDAYAAVRELLGRPDPPTALLSATDRAAIDAIWAARDLGAAVPEELAVIGIGNIPEGLVISPALTTVGAPVLDFSREVARLFARLESASPLPDAVLAAPWELIVRESG from the coding sequence GTGGCAGCGACCGAGCCTCCGCGCCGTCCGACGCAGCGCGACATCGCGCGACGCGCGGGAGTCTCCACCGCCACCGTCTCCTACGTCCTCAGCGGCCGGCGCGGAGGAGCCAAGCCCCCGCCGCAGGAGACGCGCGAGCGCGTCATGCGCGCCGTCGCCGAGATCGGCTACCAGATCGACCACTCGGCCCGCAGCCTCCGCCGCCGCCGCACCGACCTGGTCGGACTGATGTACCCGGCGCCGTCGAGCCCGTGGTCGGACCGATTGGCCGAGCAGATGCAGGCGGCCGCCGCCGAGCGCGGCCTGGCGGTCGTCGCGCTGCCGGTGAGCGAGAGCACGCCGAGCGACGCGCTCCTGCGCGTCCTGCGCGAGCGCTACGTCGACGGCGCGATCCTGCTGCCGGACTGCCCGCTGGGCGGCGCCGAGCTCTCCGCGCTGGCGCGGCAGGGCCTGTCCCTGGTGGTCTTCGACGACGAGCTGCGCCCCGACGGCTTCGACGTGGTCCGCCAGGACCGCGCCCGGTCCTGCCGCGCCGCGGTGGAGCGGCTGGTGGCGCTGGGCCATCGGAGGATCGGCTACCTCGCCCACCCCGGCGAGAGCGAATGGGCGCCCGCGCGGTCGGTGAAGCTGCACGGCTACCGGCGGGTGCTCGGCGAGCACGGGATCGGCGTCGACCCCGACCTGGTGCGCCCGGTGGCCGACTCCCGCCCGGACGCCTACGCGGCGGTGCGCGAGCTGCTGGGCCGGCCCGACCCTCCCACGGCGCTGCTCTCGGCCACCGACCGCGCCGCCATCGACGCCATCTGGGCCGCGCGGGACCTCGGCGCCGCCGTCCCCGAGGAGCTGGCGGTCATCGGGATCGGCAACATCCCCGAGGGGCTGGTGATCTCCCCGGCCCTGACCACCGTCGGGGCGCCCGTCCTGGACTTCTCCCGCGAGGTCGCGCGGCTCTTCGCCCGCCTCGAATCCGCCTCCCCGCTCCCCGACGCGGTGCTCGCCGCGCCGTGGGAGCTCATCGTCCGGGAGTCGGGCTGA
- a CDS encoding sodium:solute symporter family protein, with translation MQAVHLVIFAVYLLAMVGVAVYFSRSAKVGGGDDFMFAGRSLSRPVMIATMLVTWVGSGTIIGGANFAYTYGPVAGMIFFAGTPCGILVLLLAARRIRRASRYTIPELLEARFGTGVRTVAALVTTVAYLGLVASQFIGGGYVVSLVTPLSATQGTVLVAVVVTLLTVTGGLFSVAYTDFLSAIVIVLGLFVALPLVFAAVGGPGAYWEGLPEQAATVSGGLTWLQMLGYFMPLFLLLLADQNIYQRLTAAQDERTARSSTLGMFFSSFLVIVPVVLLASAAAVLMPGINGDLSILSLASEGHLPAVLGGLILAGAVAFVITTGSSFMLSCASNITYDLWVRFARTEVGDRQRLLVQRGSVLAIALVAFVLGFFFPTVLDLQMYSYTVYGAAITPVVFAVLFWRRATTAGAVAALLAGALTTIGWEVAGTPGELNGVIAALPAAVVALVAVSLCTRAPEAARPAPARSRG, from the coding sequence GTGCAAGCAGTCCATCTCGTCATCTTCGCCGTCTACCTACTGGCCATGGTGGGGGTGGCGGTGTATTTCAGCCGCTCGGCCAAGGTGGGCGGCGGCGACGACTTCATGTTCGCCGGCCGCAGCCTCTCGCGCCCGGTCATGATCGCCACGATGCTGGTCACCTGGGTCGGTTCGGGCACGATCATCGGCGGGGCGAACTTCGCCTACACCTACGGCCCGGTGGCCGGAATGATCTTCTTCGCCGGGACGCCCTGCGGCATCCTGGTGCTTCTCCTGGCCGCGCGCCGCATCCGGCGGGCCTCCCGCTACACCATCCCCGAGCTGCTGGAGGCGAGGTTCGGGACGGGGGTGCGCACGGTCGCCGCACTCGTCACGACGGTCGCCTACCTGGGCCTGGTCGCCTCGCAGTTCATCGGCGGCGGCTACGTCGTCAGCCTGGTCACCCCGCTGAGCGCCACCCAGGGCACCGTCCTCGTCGCCGTCGTGGTCACCCTGCTCACCGTCACCGGCGGCCTGTTCTCCGTCGCCTACACCGATTTCCTCTCCGCCATCGTGATCGTGCTCGGGCTGTTCGTCGCGCTGCCGCTGGTCTTCGCGGCGGTCGGGGGCCCCGGCGCGTACTGGGAGGGGCTGCCCGAGCAGGCGGCCACGGTCAGCGGCGGGCTGACCTGGCTCCAGATGCTCGGCTACTTCATGCCGCTGTTCCTGCTGCTGCTGGCCGACCAGAACATCTACCAGCGGCTGACGGCGGCCCAGGACGAGCGCACCGCGCGCTCCTCCACGCTCGGGATGTTCTTCTCCAGCTTCCTGGTGATCGTCCCCGTCGTCCTGCTGGCCTCGGCGGCGGCGGTGCTCATGCCCGGGATCAACGGCGACCTGTCCATCCTCAGCCTGGCCTCCGAGGGCCACCTCCCGGCCGTACTCGGCGGCCTGATCCTGGCGGGCGCCGTGGCCTTCGTGATCACCACAGGGTCGTCGTTCATGCTCTCCTGCGCCTCCAACATCACCTACGACCTGTGGGTGCGCTTCGCCCGCACGGAGGTGGGCGACCGTCAGCGGCTGCTCGTGCAGCGCGGGTCGGTGCTGGCCATCGCGCTCGTCGCGTTCGTGCTCGGGTTCTTCTTCCCCACGGTGCTGGACCTGCAGATGTACAGCTACACCGTCTACGGCGCGGCCATCACCCCGGTCGTGTTCGCGGTGCTGTTCTGGCGGCGTGCGACAACGGCCGGCGCGGTGGCGGCCCTGCTGGCCGGCGCGCTGACCACCATCGGATGGGAGGTCGCCGGCACCCCGGGGGAGCTCAACGGCGTGATCGCGGCGCTGCCCGCCGCGGTCGTCGCGCTGGTCGCGGTCAGCCTCTGCACCAGGGCGCCCGAAGCGGCGCGGCCCGCCCCCGCCCGATCGCGGGGGTGA
- a CDS encoding MurR/RpiR family transcriptional regulator, translating to MPDWIEEALAGGRLGRASERVIRVLRDEPRFASYASTAELAERADVNVATVVRAAQQLGFSGWPALRIELRSRYLASLSAGEVLAEHAFSDADPVQAAVRSDRESLRMLSATLDAAAVRAIAAGIHGARRTIVLGSGTFAAPGLQLSHAAGIMGYDVEMRQGGGTGLVSDLSRMGERDLLVLCDLWRLPRAIRSAAQIAAQRSVTTAVVTDRRDSPLVEGAAHVVLVPSEGVGMFPSLTAVMAVVHAVLAELARVGGESALRAVRETERLWEQAELF from the coding sequence ATGCCGGACTGGATCGAGGAGGCGCTGGCCGGGGGCCGGCTGGGGCGGGCGAGCGAGCGCGTGATCCGGGTGCTGCGCGACGAGCCCAGGTTCGCCTCCTACGCCAGCACCGCCGAGCTGGCCGAGCGCGCCGACGTCAACGTGGCCACGGTGGTCCGGGCGGCGCAGCAGCTCGGCTTCTCCGGCTGGCCCGCGCTGCGCATCGAGCTGCGCTCGCGCTACCTGGCGTCGCTGAGCGCGGGCGAGGTGCTGGCCGAGCACGCCTTCTCCGACGCCGACCCGGTCCAGGCCGCGGTGCGCTCCGACCGCGAGAGCCTGCGCATGCTCTCGGCGACGCTCGACGCAGCGGCGGTGCGCGCCATCGCGGCCGGGATCCACGGCGCCCGGCGCACCATCGTGCTGGGGTCGGGTACGTTCGCAGCGCCCGGCCTGCAGCTCTCGCACGCCGCGGGGATCATGGGCTACGACGTGGAGATGCGCCAGGGCGGCGGGACCGGGCTGGTCAGCGACCTCTCCCGGATGGGAGAACGGGACCTGCTGGTGCTGTGCGACCTGTGGCGGCTGCCCCGGGCGATCCGCTCGGCGGCGCAGATCGCGGCGCAGCGGTCGGTGACGACGGCCGTCGTCACCGACCGCCGGGACTCCCCGCTGGTGGAGGGGGCCGCGCACGTGGTGCTGGTCCCCAGCGAGGGGGTGGGGATGTTCCCGTCGCTGACCGCGGTGATGGCGGTCGTGCACGCGGTGCTTGCGGAGCTGGCCCGCGTGGGCGGGGAGTCCGCCCTGCGCGCGGTCCGGGAGACCGAGCGGCTGTGGGAGCAGGCGGAGCTCTTCTGA
- a CDS encoding metal-dependent hydrolase family protein, translating to MPMTTRSALFTNANLVDPEAGTTRGDSWLLVRDGLIADHGRGEAPGADAEVIDLGGASLLPGLVDAHVHATALSADLGSVSDRSPSYVAAYAARSLTDMLHRGFTTVRDVGGGDHGLADAIADGLFDGPRLLFGGKALSQTGGHGDFRPRGRHGRDAHGCCPGAGLVCDGPIEFRRAAREQLRTGAHHVKIMLSGGVASPTDRIDSTQSADDEIRAVVEEAEAANRYVTGHAYTARAVNRGLRLGVRCIEHGNLIDESSVGLFVDNDAYLVPTLVTYRELSRQGARNGLPPESQAKVDTVLTRGLDALRLAHEAGVNLVFGTDLLGAMQAHQNEEFAIRAQVQPAPDVLRAATGTAARLLGLEGRIGTLRPGAHADLIAVEGDPLADVSVLADPEHHLRLVMRDGVVRHTRNTASQR from the coding sequence ATGCCAATGACCACCCGATCCGCCCTGTTCACCAACGCGAACCTCGTCGACCCCGAGGCCGGGACCACCCGGGGCGACTCCTGGCTCCTGGTCAGGGACGGGCTCATCGCCGACCACGGGCGGGGCGAGGCCCCCGGCGCCGACGCCGAGGTGATCGACCTGGGCGGCGCGAGCCTGCTGCCCGGGCTGGTCGACGCGCACGTGCACGCCACCGCGCTCAGCGCCGACCTCGGCTCCGTATCCGACCGGTCCCCCTCCTATGTGGCCGCCTACGCCGCTCGCTCCCTCACCGACATGCTGCACCGCGGCTTCACCACCGTGCGCGACGTGGGCGGCGGCGACCACGGCCTCGCCGACGCCATCGCCGACGGCCTGTTCGACGGCCCGCGGCTGCTGTTCGGGGGCAAGGCGCTGTCCCAGACCGGCGGCCACGGCGACTTCCGGCCCCGCGGCCGGCACGGCCGCGACGCGCACGGGTGCTGCCCCGGGGCCGGGCTCGTCTGCGACGGCCCGATCGAGTTCCGCCGGGCCGCCCGCGAACAGCTTCGCACCGGCGCCCACCACGTGAAGATCATGCTGTCCGGGGGCGTCGCCTCCCCCACCGACCGCATCGACTCCACGCAGTCCGCCGACGACGAGATCCGCGCCGTCGTCGAGGAGGCCGAGGCCGCCAACCGCTACGTCACCGGGCACGCCTACACCGCGCGGGCGGTCAACCGCGGCCTGCGCCTGGGCGTGCGCTGCATCGAACACGGCAACCTCATCGACGAGAGCAGTGTCGGGCTGTTCGTGGACAACGACGCCTACCTCGTCCCCACCCTGGTCACCTATCGGGAGCTGTCCCGGCAGGGCGCGCGCAACGGGCTCCCGCCGGAGAGCCAGGCCAAGGTCGACACCGTCCTCACCCGCGGACTGGACGCGCTGCGCCTGGCCCACGAGGCCGGGGTGAACCTGGTCTTCGGCACCGACCTGCTCGGCGCCATGCAGGCGCACCAGAACGAGGAGTTCGCGATCCGCGCGCAGGTGCAGCCCGCGCCGGACGTTCTGCGCGCCGCCACCGGCACCGCCGCCCGGCTGCTGGGCCTGGAGGGCCGGATCGGCACGCTGCGCCCGGGCGCGCACGCCGACCTGATCGCGGTCGAGGGCGACCCGCTCGCCGACGTCTCCGTGCTCGCCGACCCCGAGCACCACCTCCGCCTGGTGATGCGCGACGGCGTCGTGCGGCACACCCGGAACACCGCCTCGCAGCGCTGA